A single Cottoperca gobio chromosome 7, fCotGob3.1, whole genome shotgun sequence DNA region contains:
- the LOC115010822 gene encoding cytochrome P450 3A40-like translates to MGFFPEFSIETWTLIVFLLTIIAVYGYAPYGFFKKIGIHGPSPMPFIGTFLEYRKGIHNFDTECYQKYGKMWGLYDGRQPVLAIMDTAMIKTVLVKECYSVFINRRDLGLNGPLHDAVSVVEDDEWKRIRSILSPSFTSGRLKEMYTIMLQHSSNLLKSLHKKVEADEVMDVKDVFGPYSMDVVTSTAFSVDIDSINHPSDPFVSNIKRMVKFNFLNPLLVLVVLFPFLKGIFDKMDVSLFPAEVMTFFYSFLETIKSDRQKNEHKTRVDFMQLMVDSQGSKNKDDTKSNKGLSDHEILSQAMIFIFAGYETSSSTLGFVAYNLATHPHIQKTLQKEIDETFPEKDRPSYEAVMQMEYLDMVINETMRLYPIANRLERVSKSSVDINGVTIPKGTVVMVPIYTLHRDPALWSEPDAFKPERFSKKNKDNIDPYAFLPFGAGPRNCIGMRFALLMMKLVMVEILQNLSFVTCKETDIPMELGNDGFTAPKNPIKLKLEPRATVDDPPSN, encoded by the exons ATGGGCTTTTTCCCGGAGTTTTCCATCGAGACCTGGACTTTAATAGTCTTTCTCCTTACTATAATCGCAGT ATATGGATATGCTCCATATGGCTTTTTCAAGAAAATAGGCATCCATGGACCCAGTCCTATGCCATTTATTGGGACGTTTTTGGAGTACAGAAAG GGCATCCACAATTTTGACACAGAATGCTATCAGAAATATGGAAAGATGTGGGG GTTGTATGATGGCAGGCAGCCTGTACTTGCTATAATGGACACCGCTATGATCAAAACAGTCTTGGTTAAAGAGTGCTATTCTGTCTTCATCAATCGACGT GATTTAGGCCTAAATGGACCCTTACACGATGCTGTATCGGTTGTTGAAGATGATGAATGGAAGAGGATCCGCAGTATACTCTCTCCATCATTCACCAGCGGACGCCTGAAAGAG ATGTACACGATAATGTTGCAGCACTCAAGTAATCTGTTGAAGAGTCTTCACAAGAAAGTAGAGGCGGATGAAGTGATGGATGTTAAAGA TGTATTTGGACCTTACAGTATGGATGTGGTGACCAGCACTGCCTTCAGTGTGGACATTGATTCCATCAACCATCCCTCTGATCCCTTTGTATCAAACATTAAAAGAATGGTCAAGTTCAACTTCCTGAATCCTTTGCTTGTGCTTGTGG TTCTGTTTCCATTCTTGAAGGGAATTTTTGATAAGATGGATGTGTCACTCTTCCCTGCTGAAGTGATGACTTTCTTCTATAGTTTTCTCGAGACGATCAAATCAGACCGGCAAAAGAATGAACATAAG ACTCGAGTGGATTTCATGCAGTTGATGGTGGACTCTCAGGGTTCAAAAAACAAAGACGATACAAAATCCAACAAAG GCCTTAGTGACCATGAGATCTTGTCTCAGGCCATGATTTTCATTTTTGCTGGCTATGAAACCAGTAGCAGCACCCTGGGATTTGTGGCctacaacctggcaacccaccCTCACATCCAAAAGACCCTGCAAAAGGAGATTGATGAAACCTTCCCAGAAAAG GATCGGCCAAGCTATGAAGCCGTGATGCAGATGGAATACCTGGACATGGTGATAAATGAGACGATGAGGCTGTATCCTATTGCTAATCGATTAGAGAGAGTTTCTAAGTCTTCTGTGGACATTAACGGTGTGACCATCCCCAAAGGAACTGTCGTCATGGTACCAATTTACACTCTCCACCGTGACCCCGCTTTGTGGTCTGAGCCTGATGCCTTCAAACCTGAAAG GTTTAGCAAGAAGAACAAAGACAACATAGATCCGTATGCCTTCCTACCCTTTGGAGCAGGGCCAAGGAATTGTATTGGCATGAGATTTGCTCTCTTGATGATGAAGTTGGTCATGGTAGAGATCCTTCAGAACTTGAGCTTTGTGACGTGCAAGGAGACAGAT ATTCCAATGGAGCTGGGAAATGATGGATTTACGGCACCCAAGAATCCCATCAAACTGAAGCTGGAGCCCAGAGCAACCGTTGACGATCCTCCTTCAAACTAA